Genomic window (Psychromonas sp. L1A2):
GTAGTTTGCACTGTTTCTTGGCGAGTAGGCCAAACAACTTTACGTACTTCAAGACGCGCATCTTTAGCAAAGCCAATAAATGTTTTGCCTTTTTCAGTAAATGCAGCAGAAAGAACTGCTAAAGCAGCTAAAACTAAAAGTATTGCCACACGTAATACAACGTGTGTTTCTTCACCATATAAATAATTACCAACAATCACTGCTGCTAATAATAAAACGGTGATAGTCCAT
Coding sequences:
- the secE gene encoding preprotein translocase subunit SecE, with the protein product MTTVNSENSKSSFDGLKWTITVLLLAAVIVGNYLYGEETHVVLRVAILLVLAALAVLSAAFTEKGKTFIGFAKDARLEVRKVVWPTRQETVQTTLIILAVSTIVGLVLWGLDGIFVRVVSFITTSI